From the Methanobacterium sp. CWC-01 genome, the window TAAAACGCTTAAAGAAGTCTTAAATTCAATTAGAATAGTGGATCATACTCTAATTTATTGTTCTCCGAAGCAATTGGATCCAGTTAGAGATATTCTAGATAAAATGGATATCAAACCTTATACGAAGTTTACTATGGAAGAGGGGACAAAAAAGGAAGAAAAATATAATGGATTATCAGAAAGAGAACACATATTAAACGAATTTGAAGACGGAATTTATAAGGTTTTGGTAGCAATGCGGTGTCTTGATGAGGGAGTTGATGTTCCTTCTGCAAAGACAGCAATTATAATGTCGAGTTCTTCAAATCCACGAGAATATATCCAAAGAAGAGGGAGAGTTCTTAGAAGATCTAAGAATAAAGAATTAGCTCTTATTCATGATTTCGTCATTTTTCCTAAGATTGACGATAAAAATCTTTCAAAGATTGAGAAACAAATAAGGAGAAAAGAAATTCGACGTTATAAAGAATTTGCACGTACTGCCATGAACGAAGCGGAATGCTTATCTAAATTGCAAAATTATCTTAATAGGGGTTTTTAAAATGAAGAAAGAGATTAATCCTAAAATAGTAGATACTATAGATGAACTTGAAGAAAATAGTATTATTAAAGATTTTTTAATGAATTTGTTAGATTTTGAGCATGAACACTCTGAACAAAGGTCTCCTCGCTACACAGAGTACTACAACGACCAGATTAAGAAATTTGCACAATTGTGGTGGAATAAATGATTTTAAAAGCTCTAAGAATAGAAAATTTTAGACAATATTTAAATGACGAAATTATTTTTTCTACTGACCCTGAAAAAAACTTTACAATTATACAGGGGACAAATGGGGCTGGGAAAACTAACATAATGAATGCTATTACATGGTGTTTATATGGTTCTGAATTACATCGAAGATCTGTTGGTCAGAATACAACAAGTGCAGGTTTAGGTCTTTATCATATTATTAAAGAGAAAGAAGTCTCTCCCAAACAATCTTTTTCTGTTAAAGTTGAAATGGAATTTGTTAAGGAAGGATCTCCAATTATTATAAGAAGGGAGAAAAAATTCCTATGTGATAAGGATGGAGTAATTTCAGCATCACGTTTAGATGGTGAAGAATTTAAAATAATGATAAAAGTAGGCCGGGATTATGTAACAGAAGAAAATCCAATTTCATATATTGATAGAACAATTCCCCAAGAAATTGAAGAGTATTTTTTCTTTGATGGCGAAAGATTGGATGATTATTTTGACATCGAAACCGGTAAGAAGATTAAAGAAGCAGTTTTTAAAATTGCACAGATAGATCTTTTTAAAAGACTGACTAGACACCTCAATGAACGAAAAAATGATATTTCACAACAATTTGAAGATCTTAACCCAGAAACAGGACTAATACAGTTTAGAATAAGAGAAAATGAACAAAAACTGAAAACAAAAAAACAATTTCTCAGAGAGACAGAAGAAGAAATAAAATTAGCTAAACAGAACATTATCAGAGTTGAAAAACAATTGAGAATAGCTGATTCTGATAAGGTAAAGTCTTTACAAAGAGAAAGGGACAGATTAATTCATGAAGTAAAGGAATTAGACTTGAAAATTGAAGAAGTTAAGCAAAGTAGGCTTGACTATTTAATAGAGATGTGTCCAAAAATTCTTAATTACCGAGCGATTAAAAAAACCATGGAGTTGGCAAAAAATAGTGAGGATGAGGGATTCATACCCGCAGATTATAAAAAAAGATTCTTAAAGGTCCTAATAGAAAATAAAAAATGTATATGTGGAACTAATCTAAACGAAAATGATTCTTGTTTAAAGACGCTTAAGAGGGTTTGTGACGAAACTAGCCCGCTAACAGACATTGATGAGTTCATAAACGAAGAAAAAATTCGTTTAGATGAAATTATAGAAAGTTATAAAAATTTTAGAAATAAACAAAAAAATTTGAGCCACAATATTCGTGATTTAATTAAAAATAGGAATGAAAAAGACAAAAAAATAAAGGAAATAAGTTTGATGTTTAAAAACTTCGATGAAGACGAAATTAAAGATCTAGAAGAAGACTTGCAAGACAACATAGGATCCAAAGACAGAGCTATTGGTCGTAAAGCTGTTTTAAAATCGGAAATTGAAAAAATTAATTCTAACATCGAAAAAGATGAAAAAGAATTAGCAAAAGCTCTCAGTGAACTTGATGAAAAATCAGAATTGTCTTTAATCTTAGATTTTTCTAAAAAAGCATTAAAGACAGCTGATAAAATCCAAATAACTTTGGTTGATAAAATTCGCGAAGATATTGAAAAAAGAACTTCAGAACAATTCTCTAAGATCATGTGGAAAGAAAAAACCTATGACAAAGTCAGAATAGACAGTAAATATAAAGTCTCAGTAGAACATCAATCCGGCAAGGATGCTATGATTGACTTATCAGCAGGTGAAGGTCAAATGTTAGCTCTTTCTTTTATGGCTGCTTTAAATAGTGTATCAGGCTTTGAACTACCCATAATAATCGACACTCCTTTGGGTCGTTTAGATGATGCTCCTAAATTAAATATAGCAGAAAATCTTCCTTTTTACCTAGAAGGTAAACAAGTTACTTTATTAGTAACAGGGACAGAATATTCTCGAGAATTCAGAAAAAAACTCCTTCCAAGAGTTGGTAAAGAATATAAAATTAAATACGAAGAACTGGAAGAAGGTGGGATTTCCAAGGTGGTTCCTTATGCCTAAAAGGTTTACAATAAACAGATCCGATCGAAAAATTTATGAAAATCTAAGGAAAGCCAAAAAAAGTCCACTGAAAGATATGCATAACCCGGACTTATTTATGCTTTCAATGACCTTAGGACTTTTTTTTGCAAAAGAAGGAAAAGAATTAGATAGCCACGATCAATTTATTAATGACTACAATTTGTCCAAAGAACAAAGATCTATTGTAGATGCAATCGCAGTATACAAAGAACAATCTTTAGAAGTTTTGATTGATGAAGATAAAGTAATTAAAATTGCTGAAGAATATGCAAACGCCGGTTTACCCATACTTGAAAAAATGGCTTATTGTCCCGACCCTAAGTTTATTAAATTTTTAGAAAAAGAATTGGTGGATTATTTTGAAAAAGAAAGATTGGGCTCAGCAACATCAGAAAATATTATTAATAGAGCCTAGCTTCCCTATTCCAAGAAAAAGCAAAAATCATAAAGATTTTTTGCCAATTGGATTACTTAAGATAGCTTCATATCTAAAAAGTGAAGGAAGTGATGTTAAACTGAGTAGATTGAATTCTGAATTTCAAAGTCAGATTGATCAATTTGACTTTGATCCCGATTTAATCCTTATAACTTCATTATTTACCTATTGGGCCCAATATGTTAGAGAGGCAGTTAACTTCTGTAGAAATTCTTTTCCTAACACCAAAATTATTGTTGGAGGGATATATGCATCTCTCCTTCCAGAAGATTGTAAAGAATTTACAGGATGTGATGAAGTATTTCAGGGTGTTTGTGAAGAAGCAGAGAATTTTTCTCCGGATTATTCTCTGGTAGATGTTGATTATCAGATCATCCATGCATCAAGAGGATGTATAAGAAAATGCGCTTGCTGTGGAGTTAATGAGATAGAACCAAATTTTACATATAAAAAATCGATAAAAAATGAAATTATAAAAAGAAAACTCGTTTTTTACGATAATAACTTACTTGCAAATCCTTATATTGAAAATATACTAGAAGAGTTAGTCGAACTTAAGAAAAAGCGGATAATATTAAATAGTGAGTCTCAAAGTGGTTTCGATGGCCGAATTTTACTTAAAAATCCAAAATTAGGACAACTATTAAAGAAATCCAACTTTATTAATCCTAAAATCGCATGGGATGGACCATTATCAGATCGAGAAGATATAAAGAAACAAATAGATATTCTAGTAGATTCAGGTTATCAAACCAAATACATCTCTGTTTTTATGCTTTACAATCACGATATCAGCTTTGAGGATATGGAAGCAAAGAGAATTCAATGTTGGGAGTGGAATGTCCAAATAAGTGACTGTAGATATCGTCCTTTAGATAGAAATTTTGATAATTATAATCCTTATACAAAAAAACCTCAATCAAGTAAAGATTATTATATTCATCCTGGATGGACTGATAAACTAATAAGAAAATTTAGAAGCAATATCAGAAAACAAAACATCTGCGTTAGGCAAGACATTCTATATTATTCCGCTGACATTGAAAGAAAAAGGATTTCAAAGGAAGAAGCAACAAAATATAAAAATATGGAATATTCCGAAGCAAAAGACTTCATAATGGATGCTTGGAACCCCAACTCAGTACATATCAAATAGGAAAAAGTTTTTAGAAATCTATTTAACAATTGATGTAATGTCAAATTAATTAAATTTGTACAGTGTACAAAATGTGCCCTCTGGTCATTTTATAAATATATCTCACTTAAAGATCGATTGCGTGTTAAGGATAAATTGAAAAGTATAGATATCAATAATTATTGAATCTTAAAATTGAGGTGGAATAATGGTAGATTGGGTTCCAAGAACTCATGAAGATAAACTTATATACGAATATTGGAAAAAGAAGGGAGGTTTATTCTTTTTAGAAGTTACCATTGGATCACAGAGTGGATATGGAAATTGGCCACAAGGTTCTGGGGTTAGACGAATTGATGC encodes:
- a CDS encoding AAA family ATPase, which encodes MILKALRIENFRQYLNDEIIFSTDPEKNFTIIQGTNGAGKTNIMNAITWCLYGSELHRRSVGQNTTSAGLGLYHIIKEKEVSPKQSFSVKVEMEFVKEGSPIIIRREKKFLCDKDGVISASRLDGEEFKIMIKVGRDYVTEENPISYIDRTIPQEIEEYFFFDGERLDDYFDIETGKKIKEAVFKIAQIDLFKRLTRHLNERKNDISQQFEDLNPETGLIQFRIRENEQKLKTKKQFLRETEEEIKLAKQNIIRVEKQLRIADSDKVKSLQRERDRLIHEVKELDLKIEEVKQSRLDYLIEMCPKILNYRAIKKTMELAKNSEDEGFIPADYKKRFLKVLIENKKCICGTNLNENDSCLKTLKRVCDETSPLTDIDEFINEEKIRLDEIIESYKNFRNKQKNLSHNIRDLIKNRNEKDKKIKEISLMFKNFDEDEIKDLEEDLQDNIGSKDRAIGRKAVLKSEIEKINSNIEKDEKELAKALSELDEKSELSLILDFSKKALKTADKIQITLVDKIREDIEKRTSEQFSKIMWKEKTYDKVRIDSKYKVSVEHQSGKDAMIDLSAGEGQMLALSFMAALNSVSGFELPIIIDTPLGRLDDAPKLNIAENLPFYLEGKQVTLLVTGTEYSREFRKKLLPRVGKEYKIKYEELEEGGISKVVPYA
- a CDS encoding cobalamin-dependent protein (Presence of a B(12) (cobalamin)-binding domain implies dependence on cobalamin itself, in one of its several forms, or in some unusual lineages, dependence on a cobalamin-like analog.) → MKKKDWAQQHQKILLIEPSFPIPRKSKNHKDFLPIGLLKIASYLKSEGSDVKLSRLNSEFQSQIDQFDFDPDLILITSLFTYWAQYVREAVNFCRNSFPNTKIIVGGIYASLLPEDCKEFTGCDEVFQGVCEEAENFSPDYSLVDVDYQIIHASRGCIRKCACCGVNEIEPNFTYKKSIKNEIIKRKLVFYDNNLLANPYIENILEELVELKKKRIILNSESQSGFDGRILLKNPKLGQLLKKSNFINPKIAWDGPLSDREDIKKQIDILVDSGYQTKYISVFMLYNHDISFEDMEAKRIQCWEWNVQISDCRYRPLDRNFDNYNPYTKKPQSSKDYYIHPGWTDKLIRKFRSNIRKQNICVRQDILYYSADIERKRISKEEATKYKNMEYSEAKDFIMDAWNPNSVHIK